GGCGACACCGACGTGCCCATCCAGAACGCCCGCAGTTGCGCGGCGGCCCTGGCCGCGCACGGGGTGCGGGCGCCGGTCCTCGACCAGGGCGGGGTGACGCACATGGAGTCGCTGGGGAAGGCGGCGCCGAAGGTCGCGCGGTGGTTCGTGAGGGTGGAGGCATAGGCGGTACGCGAGAGAGGCGGCAACCCGCGAAGGGTTGCCGCCTCTCTCAGTGGTGGTTCTTCAGTGGCGGTTCGCGCCGGCTGCTCAGTACCAGCCGTTCGCCTGCCAGTGGTTCCACGCGTCGACCGGGCTGCCGTAGCGGTCGTTCATGTACTTCAGGCCCCACTCGATCTGGGTCTCCGGGTTGGTCTTCCAGTCCGCACCCGCGGACGCCATCTTCGAGGCGGGCAGGGCCTGGACCAGGCCGTAGGCGCCGGAGGAGGAGTTCGTGGCGCTCGGGTTCCAGCCGCTCTCGTGCGAGACGATCTTGTCGAACGCGGCGAACTGCGCCGGGTCCGGGATCTTCTTCTTGGCGATCGCCTTGGCGGAGGCCGGGGCGGCGGCGGGAGCGGCGGCCGGGGCGGCGGCCTTCGTGGTGGTCGGGGTGGCTGCCTGGGCCGGGGCCGCGGCGAAGACCATGCCGGAAGCGGCGACGGCGACGAGACCGCCGGTGATGGCCTTCTTCGGGGAAGCGATGCGGCGGATGAGCGAGGCGGACACGGAGGACCTTCCGGTGGGGGACGGGGCTGTCGCGGTGCACGCCGTCCGACACGGAAGTGTGGGGGACATGCGGCGGCGCCGAGGCCCGGGTGGGCTGTCGGCGCCGTGCGACTCATCCAGAGAAGCAGGGCTGTTACGTCGCCGCAATGACCCCATTTACTAGTTGAAGTCGCATCCGAGACGAATGTCCTTCATGTGACCTGGCTCTCAATGCGCAGGTCAGGGCGAAGATTGACGCATGTACATCAAGGAGCGTGATCTACGGGCCTCCTTCGTAGAGGACCAACGTCCTGTGGGCCGCCTCACTCGCGAAGCGCCTCGATGTAACGGAGTGCGTCGGTTGCCTTACGGCTCGGGTGCCTCGAATGTGACCGGCGCCTCGAACGCGGCCCGGCGCGTGGCCCTCCGCAGCGCCTTCAGGACGGCGGGGCCGAGCGCGAGGCTCAGCAGCACGGTGACGACCGCCCGCGGCAGGTCCCAGCCCAGCGAGGTCGCCAGGCAGTACGCGACGAACCGGCCCAGGTTCTCCACGACGGGGTCGCCCGGCACGAACGAGACCCCGGTCGCGAGGCCGCCGAGGTAGGGCCAGCCCTGGAGGTTCATCACCGTGCCGTACAGGACCGAGGCCACTGCCCCGTACCCCGCGAGCAGCCACAGCTCGCCCCGCCCCCGCAGACGCTCGTGCCCCGGGAGCAGCCCCGCGCCCATGCAGACCCAGCCCATCGACAGCATCTGGAACGGCATCCACGGCCCCACGCCGCCCGTCAGGAGCGCCGACGCGAACATCGACACCGCCCCCAGCACGAACCCGAAGCCGGGCCCGAGCACGCGCCCGCTCAGCACCATCAGGAAGAACATCGGCTCGATGCCCGCCGTCCCCGCGCCCAGCGGGCGCAGCGCGGCGCCCGCCGCGGCGAGCACGCCGAGCATCGCGATGGCCTTCGCGTCGAGACCGACGTCCGCGATGGTCGCCACGACGACGGCGAGCAGCAGCGGAAGCAGGGCGGCGAAGAGCCAGGGCGCGTCCTGGGCGTGCTCGCTGAGCCCCGAGTCGCCCGCGGCGAGCAGCGGCCACCCGAACGCGGCCACGCCGACGGCGCTGACCAGGGCGAGAGCGGCGATCGAGCGGCGGCCGAGACGGATGGGCCGCGCGTGGGGGCGCGCCTCGGGGACGACCGTCACGAGGTCTCGCCCCCGCCCGCGTCCAGGGCCCGGCGGACTTCCGGGACCGTCAGCCATTCCTGGGGCGCCAGGATCTTCGTGACCTGCGGCGCGAAGGACGGCGACGACACCACGATCTGCTCGGTCGGGCCGTCCGCGACGACCTCGCCGTCCGCGAGGATCACCACCCGGTGGGCGATCTCGGCCGCCAGCTCCACGTCGTGCGTGGCAAGCAGGATCGCGTGCCCCTCGGCGGCGAGCCCGCGCAGGACCGTGACCAGCCGGGTCTTGGCCGCGTAGTCGAGGCCGCGCGTCGGCTCGTCCAGGAGCAGCAGCGGCGGGCGCGTGGTCAGGACGATGGCCAGGGCGAGCGTCAGACGCTGACCCTCGGAGAGGTCACGGGGGTGCGTGTCGTCCGCGATGCCCGGCAGCAGCTCGTCCACCAGGGCCCGGCAGGTGCCGGGCGCCGCGTCCGCGTCGTGGTCGGCGGCCGCGCACTCGGCGGCCACGGTGTCCGCGTACAGCAGGTCGCGCGGCTCCTGCGGGACGAGGCCCACGTGGCGGATCAGCTGCCGGGGTGACGTGCGGTGGGGGACGGCGCCGCCGACGCGGACGGTGCCCGATGTGGGTTCGAGGAGGCCGACGAGGGTGGACAGGAGCGTGGACTTCCCGGCGCCGTTGCGGCCCATCAGGGCGACGGTCTCGCCGGGGGTGACGGTGAGGTCGACGCGGCGCAGCGCCTCGACGCGCCCGCGGCGCACGGCGAGCCGTTCGACAAAGGCACCCCCTGCCTCCTGCGGTGCCGAGGCCGCACGTTCCTTGCGCAGTCCGGACCGTCGGGGTCCGGCGCCCGGCTCGGCGGGTGCGTTGCTTCGCGGTTCGGTGCCTGCGAGGTGTTCGGGGGAGGCTGCGGCGGTTTCCTGTGGTGCTGCGGCCGTACGGTCCTTGCGCGGTCCGGGCCGTCGGGGTCCGGCGCCCGGCTCGGCGGGTGCGTTGCTTCGCGGTTCGGTGCCTGCGAGGTGTTCGGGGGAGGCGCCACCCGCCTCTTGTGCTGCCGTGGCCGTACGTTCCTTGCGCGGTCCGGGCCGTCGGGGTTCCTCGGCCGGCGTCCCCCTTCTCGGTTCCGCGCCCGCGAGTCGCTCCCGCAGCGCGCCCGCCCTGCGCCGTGCGTCCCGCACGGTCAGCGGCAGTGGGGACCAGCCCGCGATGCGGCCGAGGGCGACCACGGGCGGGAAGACGGGGGAGCGGGCCATCAGCGCGGCCGGGTCGCCGAGCACCGGTGCCTCGCCCGGCGCGGCGAGCAGCAGCACCTGGTCCGCGTACTGGACGACCCGCTCCAGGCGGTGCTCGGCCATCAGCACGGTCGTGCCGAGGTCGTGCACGAGCCGCTGGAGCACGGCGAGGACCTCTTCGGCGGCGGCCGGGTCGAGGGCGGACGTCGGCTCGTCCAGGACGAGGACCTGAGGGTGCGGGGTGAGGACCGAGCCGATCGCGACGCGCTGCTGCTGGCCGCCGGAGAGGGTGGCGATGGGGCGGTCGCGCAGGTCGGCGAGGCCGAGCAGGTCGAGGGTCTCCTCGACGCGCCGCCGCATCACGTCCGGGGCGAGCCCCAGCGACTCCATCCCGTACGCCAACTCGTCCTCGACGGTGTCCGTCACGAAGTGCGAGAGCGGGTCCTGGCCCACGGTGCCGACGACGTCGGCGAGCTCGCGCGGCTTGTGCGTACGCGTGTCGCGCCCCGCCACGGTCACGCGCCCGCGCAGGGTGCC
The window above is part of the Streptomyces venezuelae genome. Proteins encoded here:
- a CDS encoding ECF transporter S component gives rise to the protein MADGPGSPPGPGRGRGRDLVTVVPEARPHARPIRLGRRSIAALALVSAVGVAAFGWPLLAAGDSGLSEHAQDAPWLFAALLPLLLAVVVATIADVGLDAKAIAMLGVLAAAGAALRPLGAGTAGIEPMFFLMVLSGRVLGPGFGFVLGAVSMFASALLTGGVGPWMPFQMLSMGWVCMGAGLLPGHERLRGRGELWLLAGYGAVASVLYGTVMNLQGWPYLGGLATGVSFVPGDPVVENLGRFVAYCLATSLGWDLPRAVVTVLLSLALGPAVLKALRRATRRAAFEAPVTFEAPEP
- a CDS encoding ABC transporter ATP-binding protein; protein product: MIRFEDVSVTYDAASGPTVQGVDLTVPEGELVLLVGPSGVGKSTLLGTVSGLVPHFTGGTLRGRVTVAGRDTRTHKPRELADVVGTVGQDPLSHFVTDTVEDELAYGMESLGLAPDVMRRRVEETLDLLGLADLRDRPIATLSGGQQQRVAIGSVLTPHPQVLVLDEPTSALDPAAAEEVLAVLQRLVHDLGTTVLMAEHRLERVVQYADQVLLLAAPGEAPVLGDPAALMARSPVFPPVVALGRIAGWSPLPLTVRDARRRAGALRERLAGAEPRRGTPAEEPRRPGPRKERTATAAQEAGGASPEHLAGTEPRSNAPAEPGAGPRRPGPRKDRTAAAPQETAAASPEHLAGTEPRSNAPAEPGAGPRRSGLRKERAASAPQEAGGAFVERLAVRRGRVEALRRVDLTVTPGETVALMGRNGAGKSTLLSTLVGLLEPTSGTVRVGGAVPHRTSPRQLIRHVGLVPQEPRDLLYADTVAAECAAADHDADAAPGTCRALVDELLPGIADDTHPRDLSEGQRLTLALAIVLTTRPPLLLLDEPTRGLDYAAKTRLVTVLRGLAAEGHAILLATHDVELAAEIAHRVVILADGEVVADGPTEQIVVSSPSFAPQVTKILAPQEWLTVPEVRRALDAGGGETS
- a CDS encoding lytic transglycosylase domain-containing protein, whose translation is MSASLIRRIASPKKAITGGLVAVAASGMVFAAAPAQAATPTTTKAAAPAAAPAAAPASAKAIAKKKIPDPAQFAAFDKIVSHESGWNPSATNSSSGAYGLVQALPASKMASAGADWKTNPETQIEWGLKYMNDRYGSPVDAWNHWQANGWY